The following proteins are co-located in the Numida meleagris isolate 19003 breed g44 Domestic line chromosome 8, NumMel1.0, whole genome shotgun sequence genome:
- the CETN2 gene encoding centrin-2, producing the protein MASSFKKPSLGAASQRKKSSPKPELTEEQKQEIREAFDLFDTDGTGNIDVKELKVAMRALGFEPKKEEIKKMISDIDKEGTGKISFSDFLAVMTQKMAEKDSKEEILKAFKLFDDDETGKISFKNLKRVAKELGENLTDEELQEMIDEADRDGDGEVNEQEFLRIMKKTSLY; encoded by the exons ATG GCCTCCAGCTTCAAGAAGCCCTCGCTGGGAGCAGCGTCCCAGAGGAAGAAATCGAGTCCCAAGCCGGAGCTGactgaagagcagaagcaggagaTCCGGGAGGCCTTCGACCTGTTTGACACAGATGGCACTGGGAACATAGATGTTAAGGAGCTAAAG GTGGCCATGAGAGCACTAGGGTTTGAACCTAAGAAAGAAGAGATCAAGAAAATGATATCAGACATCGATAaggaaggaacaggaaaaattaGTTTCAGTGACTTCTTAGCAGTGATGACCCAGAAAATG GCTGAAAAAGATTCTAAAGAGGAGATTCTCAAAGCTTTCAAGCTCTTTGATGATGATGAAACTGGCAAGATCTCTTTCAAAAACCTCAAACGCGTAGCCAAAGAACTGGGTGAAAATCTCACAGATGAAGAGCTGCAG GAAATGATTGATGAAGCAGAcagagatggggatggggaagtgAACGAGCAAGAATTCTTGCGGATCATGAAGAAGACCAGCCTTTactga
- the LOC110402999 gene encoding centrin-1-like isoform X3, which translates to MRALGCEVRKAEMKKIISEVDENGSGKINFESFLQVMTQKMVCEPSWSQRLKFLLPNFTMQAEPFSKEEILKSFKLFDFDGTGKISFEKLKLVASEVGEDITDEELQEMIDEADVDGDGEVDPEEFLRILTLTDL; encoded by the exons ATGAGAGCTCTGGGCTGTGAAGtgaggaaagcagagatgaagaaaattatctctGAAGTTGATGAGAATGGGTCAGGAAAGATAAACTTTGAGTCGTTTCTGCAGGTGATGACCCAGAAAATGGTGTGTGAGCCCAGCTGGTCACAAAGACTGAAATTCCTCTTGCCTAACTTTACAATGCAG GCAGAGCCATTTTCAAAAGAGGAGATCCTGAAAAGTTTCAAGCTGTTTGATTTTGATGGCACTGGCAAGATCTCTTTTGAGAAACTCAAGCTGGTGGCTAGTGAGGTTGGAGAAGACATCACAGATGAGGAGTTGCAG GAGATGATTGATGAAGCAGATGtggatggagatggggaagtGGATCCAGAAGAGTTTTTGCGGATTCTGACATTGACTGACCTGTAA
- the LOC110402997 gene encoding ES1 protein homolog, mitochondrial-like, producing the protein MGKRVAVVLAGCGVYDGSEIHESSAVLVHLSREGAQAEVYAPNIDQMHVVDHVKGQPTQEKRNVLVESARIARGNIKDLTKLDVKELDALIIPGGFGVAKNLSTWATQGKNCTVSKEVEDVLKAFHAAKKPIGLCCISPVLAAKIFPGCELTVGHDTECEKWPYAKTAESVKELGCKHVNKHVTEVHVDVKNKLVTTSAFMCNAPIHEVYDGIGKMVKEVIRLA; encoded by the exons ATGGGGAAGAGAGTGGCTGTAGTGCTGGCTGGCTGTGGGGTGTACGATGGGAGTGAGATCCACGAGTCTTCGGCTGTGCTGGTGCATCtcagcagggagggggcacag GCAGAGGTTTATGCTCCTAATATTGACCAGATGCATGTGGTAGACCACGTGAAAGGACAGCCAACTCAGGAGAAGCGCAATGTACTAGTTGAAAGTGCCAGAATAGCCAGAGGCAACATCAAGGATCTAACTAAGCTGGATGTCAAGGAGCTGGATGCCTTAATCATACCAG gtggcTTTGGTGTGGCTAAGAACCTGAGTACTTGGGCCACCCAAGGAAAGAACTGCACGGTCTCCAAAGAAGTGGAGGATGTCCTGAAGGCATTCCATGCTGCCAAAAAGCCCATTGGCCTGTGCTGCATTTCTCCAGTGCTGGCAGCCAAAATCTTCCCAGGCTGTGAGCTGACTGTCGGTCATGACACAGAGTGTGAGAA ATGGCCGTATGCAAAGACTGCTGAGTCCGTGAAGGAACTTGGCTGCAAGCATGTAAACAAACACGTCACTGAAGTTCATGTGGATGTGAAGAACAAGCTGGTGACCACCAGTGCCTTCATGTGCAATGCCCCCATTCACGAGGTCTACGATGGTATTGGAAAAATGGTCAAAGAAGTGATCCGACTTGCCTAA
- the LOC110402999 gene encoding caltractin-like isoform X1, protein MAAGGPKAPGKEPGPTFPISAEQRQQLREAFDVFDPDGSGLMDVKDLKITMRALGCEVRKAEMKKIISEVDENGSGKINFESFLQVMTQKMAEPFSKEEILKSFKLFDFDGTGKISFEKLKLVASEVGEDITDEELQEMIDEADVDGDGEVDPEEFLRILTLTDL, encoded by the exons ATG gctgctggcgGCCCGAAGGCTCCGGGGAAGGAGCCGGGCCCCACGTTCCCGATCAGCGCTGAGCAGCGGCAGCAGCTGCGGGAGGCCTTTGACGTGTTCGACCCCGACGGCTCCGGGCTGATGGATGTCAAGGACCTGAAG ATAACCATGAGAGCTCTGGGCTGTGAAGtgaggaaagcagagatgaagaaaattatctctGAAGTTGATGAGAATGGGTCAGGAAAGATAAACTTTGAGTCGTTTCTGCAGGTGATGACCCAGAAAATG GCAGAGCCATTTTCAAAAGAGGAGATCCTGAAAAGTTTCAAGCTGTTTGATTTTGATGGCACTGGCAAGATCTCTTTTGAGAAACTCAAGCTGGTGGCTAGTGAGGTTGGAGAAGACATCACAGATGAGGAGTTGCAG GAGATGATTGATGAAGCAGATGtggatggagatggggaagtGGATCCAGAAGAGTTTTTGCGGATTCTGACATTGACTGACCTGTAA
- the LOC110402999 gene encoding centrin-1-like isoform X2, translated as MDVKDLKITMRALGCEVRKAEMKKIISEVDENGSGKINFESFLQVMTQKMVCEPSWSQRLKFLLPNFTMQAEPFSKEEILKSFKLFDFDGTGKISFEKLKLVASEVGEDITDEELQEMIDEADVDGDGEVDPEEFLRILTLTDL; from the exons ATGGATGTCAAGGACCTGAAG ATAACCATGAGAGCTCTGGGCTGTGAAGtgaggaaagcagagatgaagaaaattatctctGAAGTTGATGAGAATGGGTCAGGAAAGATAAACTTTGAGTCGTTTCTGCAGGTGATGACCCAGAAAATGGTGTGTGAGCCCAGCTGGTCACAAAGACTGAAATTCCTCTTGCCTAACTTTACAATGCAG GCAGAGCCATTTTCAAAAGAGGAGATCCTGAAAAGTTTCAAGCTGTTTGATTTTGATGGCACTGGCAAGATCTCTTTTGAGAAACTCAAGCTGGTGGCTAGTGAGGTTGGAGAAGACATCACAGATGAGGAGTTGCAG GAGATGATTGATGAAGCAGATGtggatggagatggggaagtGGATCCAGAAGAGTTTTTGCGGATTCTGACATTGACTGACCTGTAA